gcatgcagtttacttgctgtataactctgatagCGCTAAATGTGCGCAGTTGTTTTGCATGTAATAATCTGACATTTGTAGTTCTGATTATActcttcaagaggtgatgatattatgaccaaacagttaatatttatttaacaatcccttgaaaacCGCATTGCGTTAGTGTTGGAGGTACGGGCCAAAGCTGCCAGCAGGCAGAACCATGTGCAAACCGTCATACTGAAGGTCGGACTGGTAACAGTTCTTTGTGGATATATTGTGGATTACCTCTGACATAAGGACAAAATCATTGCCAACAGGTTAAGTAAGTCCAGAAGTGTGTTACACATTCTGACTTGTAATGGGACTATTTGGAAATGTTGAGCTTACATGTTAGAGACGAGAGTGTAAGTTTTTCACTCTCGGATTCTAAAAGGGACTAATAGTAGCTGTCTTTGCCACTAAACTATGAAGTATTTTCTCTCCATTCTGATTACCAGTGTATAGTGCAGTCCTACCTCCAGTGGCTTCAGGATAGTGATTACAGCCCTAACTGTCGACTGTGTAATAACCCACTGATCTCCCAGGATACTGTCAGATTGGTCTGCTATGGTAAGATTGTCAACATCTTCGATTTGTTATCCTTTGTGCTCTTATTGAATTTGGTATAGTCGTGTTCTTTTTTGAGAGTAACTCTccatattattattgttgttgcttGATATTACTGCTCTGTGGAATTTGCACAAATCCACCTGGATCATTGCCCTTTCTCTCTATCCAAGATGTATTCCACTGGGCCTGTCTTCATGACCTGGCAGCCCGGTTGCCCCTGCACACTGCTCCTGCAGGATACCAGTGCCCCAGCTGCCAGGGTCCAGTGTTTCCCCCCTCCAACCTGGCCAGCCCAATAGCTGACATGCTGAGGGAACAGCTCTCCTTAGTCAACTGGGCAAGAGCTGGACTAGGCCTACCTCTGGTGAGGAATAGGGTTGGGCTGGGTCACACTAGCGGTTAGAGAAATTGAATAGTGATGGTGACCGGGATATACTGGTTGAGATGCTGGGTACCGGCATTAAATTGTGtatgataaaataaaataaaatattaaaataaaaaaatatttttacggCTTAAAATATGTTTTAGGACCCATAAATCAAGTGTTTCTTTCAGCGAGATGGCAAGTATTTTGTGACAATTCAAATCTAACATACTCTCTCCACTGCAAGATTGATGAACCTGTAGAAGCTATTCAAGACAGCACACAGGATGTCACCGATTATGCTGACTGGTCCACATTTGATGGTGAGTCATTGTCTCTGGTTTGTTACTGCCTAGTTGGTCTGCAATAATGGGAGCCTGTATTGCAGCTGAATCCCTGCATCATCATAATGCTAAGCTAAATGTTCGATTTGTTTGTTCGAATCAGAAAGGTTACTGTAACATTTACCTTCTCCCCCACTGTGCTAGCCCCAGGATTGGAGACCACTGAAGCTTACCCCACCCACTCCTACACCCCCAGCCCGACCCCTACTCTAGTTCCACCTCCAGTACAGGAAGATCATGGAAATCTCGACAACAACGGGGGGATGGTAGCACAAGAACAACACTCTGGGGTCAACATGATCACTGCAACCTCCAGTGACACAATCACCCTACACACAGGTAAAGGATTATGAATGTTACTCTGGTTTGCAGGAACTGTACTAATCCTAAATTTTACTAACCACACAGTGTTGTCATGCCATACAGGCTAGTCCAAACCGTAGCCTCAAATCTAATCTTAGTTCATGTCATTTTTGTTAACGCATCTGATATTCTTCACGTAGATGCATGTGTATAATGTATCCTCATATTTGGTTATTCATTTGATGTTTATTTTTGCTTCCAGCATCAACCCCAAGGAAAGTCTATGACACACGTGACTCTGGTCCCAGCTCTAGTTACAGCGCTGGACACAGCTCTGTGACACAGATCGACTTTGACGACGACAAGTACCGGCGACGACCAGCACTCAGCTGGTTTGCACAGATTCTCAAGTCAGTAATTGAATTATGTTACTAGTTATTTAACGTAGGTGCTATTCATGTAGTTATTGCACAGCAAGTACACCTTTCTGATCAAACTACATTACATATGGACAACAGtactttttatttaaccattatttaacatACTTAAAGGAGAACCAAATCTCTATTTTTATGTATATGGAATGTTGTAGAAGGGTCCAAGACATCTTTTTTGTGATTTCACTTGTTTTCGATATACTTACCCCAAACAGCAATAATTTTCCTCGTTGTGTAATATGGGGGCCAAAGGCTCTGAAAACACCCAAATACATCCTTTTAGAAACAACAAAGCTCTCAGTATAGcgatgcaggtctttagatgcTGTACACATGAAACTGTGTCATTCTGAACTTTCTCCGCAACGTTTTATTCCCTTTTGTGCGACTCTCGCTGTTTCATTCTCCATGTAGCCTGCTGCTACAGGTTGCTGCTACAGGTTGCTGCTACAGGTTGCTGCTACAGGTTGCTGCTACAGGTTGCTGCTACAGGTTGCTGCTACAGGTTGCTGCTACAGGTTGCTGCTACAGGTTGCTGCTACAGGTTGCTGCTACAGGTTGCTGCTACAGGTTGCTGCTACAGGTTGCTGCTACAGGTTGCTGCTACAGGTTGCTGCTACAGGTTGCTGCTACAGGTTGCTGccaaaataaaagaaacaccaacatagtggtTTTAATAGGGTGTTGGACCACTAGGAGCTGCCAGAACAGCGTCAGTGCACCGTGGCATAGATTCTGGAAGTGTCCGGAACTTCCTGTGTGGAGTCACCCTATGTTTTCAATATACTGTACTTTGTATTCCTCATTTATTTAAGTGTTTATTTGATTCTTtatttttggcagttacctgtagagaGGGTCGCAACAAAATTGAATATAACATTGCAGATAAAGTTCGGAATGAGACAATTTCATGTGTACAGCATCTAAAGACCTGCATTGCTATAGTGAGAGGTATGCCATTTCTGAAAGGATGTATTTGGGTGTTTTTAGAGCATTTGTTCATGGTTTTTCTGGGCCCCCATTATACACAACGAGGATCAGGAATTGATTTGCTGTTTGGGGTAggtttctcaaaaacaagtgaaatcCCCCAAAAAGATGTCTGGACTCTTCTATAACAACATTCCATTTACATCAAAAACAGAGAtttggtcttttttttttttttttttacgtatcCTTGTAACTTACATTTTATAGATCTGATTTATCAGTTACTGTCTCCAAAGGTGGAGTCCCATTTCTCTAAACTCTGAAGATATAAATGAATTTGTGTTCTCAGAAACCGGACGGGTTCAAAGAGGACAGGCCTGTCCTGGAAACAGAGGGTCTTCATGCTCCTTCTGGTTGGAGTTCTGGGATTCTTTACCTTGATTATCATTATGGCTAAACTGGGCCGTGCTTCAGCTGACTCCGACCCCAACTTAGACCCCCTACTAAACCCCAACATCCGAGTGGGCAAGAACTGACCAGCACCCAACTCCATGTCCTGGTGAGTGTTGAACATGGGGCTGATCTAAGTCCATCTAAGATGGTGGGACCAGTAGAGGCAGAGAGGCACCTTCTCTCTCGGATATGAAAGAAGAGGACAGGATGATGCGTTTTTGCCCTGCAAATGATGACAACCTTATACCCTTTCCCCTCTTTGGGATAGGCAGGTGCAAATTTCCTATTCATCTACTACTAAGAACTAATGGGCtatataacctgtgtgtgtgtgtgtgtgtgtgtgtgtgtgtgtgtgaacacattCAATTATTTACATTGCTTTTAGAGATATATGTAAAATTAATATATTTTGACCCACTGTacattaaagtaactgtccagtgaaaatctcactaaGTTCATACTCTATTTAACTtttacccaaataatgttgttgactcatcctatactcatatttgtggccaaagcataaattgtaatttaaattttttaatcCAACACAAACTGAACTCAAACAGGCCGTTTAAAAAATTCTAGCTATTTACTCATGGAGGACGATGTCATCCTGAGGATGAGCTGGTAAATCAGCGCTTTACACgcattaatatttttttaaacataattacctcttcttttttttttttggaaggaaggaaggaactaTTTCACTCCTATTGTAATTAGTTCTAGATCATATTTAATATAAATCTGggaacactggacagttactttaaatgaGATTGCAGTGATGGGAAAACAGAAATACTGTTCTATTAGATATGGCATACAAATATGGCTTGttgtaacatctgctaaaaacaAAGGTATTTTTGGAGTGGGCATCAATAACAGTTGTTCAAGTTACTTGAGTGAGTGTGAGGTTTGTGTTGAACTGGAAGAATGCTGTGTCTGACATGCACATACTGTTTTTGAATGTTGATTAAATCTTAAAGTATGTAAATATAGAAATTGAATGAATTACGGTGAATTTTGTGTTGAACTGGAATAAATTATTCTAACCGATTGTCTCCCAAATTCTGAATGCAATATAAATTGTAATCTTTGGACAAAGAAAATGTAGAACAGATAGTCTGAGGATATTAAAATTGAGTGGTTGTTAACCCAAGGGACATTGTTATTTTAATGCTATACCAAAATGAACATAGTGTTCTGAAATCCACAAGTGCCCTGTGCCCCAACCTGGTCTGAGTACttttctgtatgtaaatctgagAGCTCCATTTTACCAAGTtatgtttcatatggtatgtattaatctgtggatgtccatcacccatttcatgacatgttacgaatttgctaaacgtatgatatgttatgaaatctagctaggtggctaacattagctaggcctggggttaaggtgagggttagataacatgctaagtagttgtaaagttgctaattagctaaaattctAAAGTTatccgtgatgagatttgaaaTCGCACCCATCCACcacgaccaaccaccctactttcaaTTATGCCTTAAGTAATCATCTGTCTTACATAACTATACCATACTAAACGTATCATATTATTTTCAGGGTTGCGGATTTACATTCGCTATGTTACATATTGTCTACGAGACCAGGCTGTGTGCTCAGACACTATGTTTGACAGAGTGGGCTACTTTCAAAGATCCTTAACTTGCTTCTCTTGAGTTTGAAGTGTTACTAAAGGTGTCTGCGCATTGCTGTGGTTCAAATTTGGTTGTATATTTGGACATTCTTTGACCATTTTAACTTGCCatttacaaaaacaaaatgtGTTCGTGGGTAGGTGTGTTGCTAGGACCTCTCTTTTGAAATCATTGTTTGAGAAGTCCCATTTTATGTATTTAAATCAAATGTCTACAGTACACCAATATCAATTTGCTGTTATCTTTGCACTTTTGTGAAAAATtacatactttaaaaaatatttgaGGAAAAATGTCTCTTGCTGATGCTTACTCTGCAGAAGACAGTTCTGTCAATGTAAGaagctttttttttattttattttttttttattttggagTAATGTCCTTTTGATAAAGCTGACTTTATCCCTTTTGATAAAGCTGACAACCCCAATTTTGTTTTGCTTTTCACATTTCTCAATTAAATTATACTCTTTGTAAAGACTTAACTGTTTGAAATTATCTATGAACACGTCATATTGTTACTTTTCACAGTTTTTAAAAGAACTGAATGGTTTGACATATCATTATCTGAGGATGGAAAGTTGCGGACATATGCAAGTGTTCTGTTTCTTGAGGGGAATGTGACAAATTTATTGGTATCAGAACTGCTCTGTACAAAACAGTTAATCTGCTACTATTGTGGAATATAAAATTACTTGatgttttccagtttcttgaaatacttttTCTACGTGATAACTGAAATGGTCTATTCATTCCTTTTAGTAGATAAAGAGAAACTGACAGTGGTGAGTGCCTACATTTCCATACTTATTCATACTGCTCCCCtggtgggaatcaaacccacaacccaagcattgcaagtgccatgctctaccaactgagccacatcatcaCAAACCACTTGCTATCTCAATGTACTCAATTATATTGGTCATTTTTTGTTTTTCTATTCGTGGTGATGGAAAGCCTACAGGTATGAACTTAGATGACCGGCCTATGTAATACAGTAATGTAAattaagtggtttgtaaggatggtCAGTTAAtttccatgttatttgatcaagaaaaatgttttgtgtctttgcccataactttgcaccttttggatgtaaatgtttgaggacagggttttgttcttgcTGTCATTCTAATTGAATCCAATCACAGAGAAGGGGACAAGGCAACAACTCT
Above is a window of Oncorhynchus tshawytscha isolate Ot180627B linkage group LG30, Otsh_v2.0, whole genome shotgun sequence DNA encoding:
- the LOC112228831 gene encoding zinc finger protein-like 1, translated to MGLCKCPKRKVTNLFCFEHRVNVCEHCLVSNHNKCIVQSYLQWLQDSDYSPNCRLCNNPLISQDTVRLVCYDVFHWACLHDLAARLPLHTAPAGYQCPSCQGPVFPPSNLASPIADMLREQLSLVNWARAGLGLPLIDEPVEAIQDSTQDVTDYADWSTFDAPGLETTEAYPTHSYTPSPTPTLVPPPVQEDHGNLDNNGGMVAQEQHSGVNMITATSSDTITLHTASTPRKVYDTRDSGPSSSYSAGHSSVTQIDFDDDKYRRRPALSWFAQILKNRTGSKRTGLSWKQRVFMLLLVGVLGFFTLIIIMAKLGRASADSDPNLDPLLNPNIRVGKN